gggacccCTGGTCCCTCCATGTGCTGCACAGTGCTCCAGCTGTAAGTGGGAgggagcccagcacagccctgacTCCCCAGGCCCTGGCCTGGCCTCCTGGGCCTCACCCCCAGAAAAGCACAGCCCTGCACCTTTCTCCTGCCCCCAGGGGCTTGTCCCCTCATCCATAACAGCTCTGCCCCTGGTACCTGCCAGCTGTTCTGCACCCCCATGTCCTGGGACCACCCACTACCCTCCGGTCCAGCCCTGCGACAGGGCTTCGGCAGCTGCAGCGTTGTGGCGCCTGCTCTGTCACCCCTTCCCGCTGCACAAGTATGGCAAATAGCAGGTGCCTTTTCTTGCTTTGAGCTGTTTTCTAGAGGCCAACTCTTGTGaaggctttttttctctgctgggtcgtgcagcccagcccagcagtcTGGGTTTGTCAAAGGACAAGGTGTGTACATATATTTTATACCTTGATGTGTTCCTGTAAATAGTGTAAGTTATTTTGGTCTCATGATGTACATGTTTTTTCAATGGCTGTGTTTGTTCCTTGCCTCTTTGTCTTCACAAATAAAATATACTGAGATGAAGTGAGGGAGCAGAGATGGCTTTGAAGAGGGGAAGAGCACAGCCAGGAACTACCCATCCCATCCTGAAGCACCTGGCACAGGGGCTGGCGGAAAGGCTGGGTGACCTGACGCTCCTACAGCCCTTCTGGCCCTACCGTGTGTTGTGAGAAGGTGACCTGCAGCCTTACAGGCACTGAGTCCTCCAGCAGACAGGGCGGATGTTTTGCGCTGGGGGAGACTTAAGGGGCTGAGGTGGAGGAAGCACAGACCCGGCCGGGCTGGCTCTGCCCCTCTCCCGgcaaggaggaggagcaggggaggaagggGCCCACGCGGGCAGTCCTAAGCCAGAGTGGCAGCCACCCCCCGCAGAAGTCAGAGCATCCCCAACCCTGCAGCATGGCATCACCCCCCGAGGGTCCCCCAGCTGGCGGGGCCCAGGGACTGCGGAaggtgctgtggggcaggggctgggtgcctcctgcccgcggTGGTTGCCCACACCCCTGCCCGGTCGCCCGCCCCTCGGGGCAGGCGGGCTCTCCTGGGGCCGGGGTCCTGGGGGGACACGGGCTTTCTGGGGACACCGGGCGCCCGCCCATCCCATGCTGGGGAGCGGCCCGGCTGGCCGAGGGGAGCGGTGGCCGTGGGGACAGCCGGCAGGTGGCAGCCCCGGCTGCGGGACCGCCGTGCCCGGGGCTCGGCAGAGCggctggagctggggggcagCAGGGTCCCCTCCCGGGCTGCCCAGGTGGGGATGCTGGGGTGGGGGATGCAGGTGGGGCGGAGGTGACCCCGGTGCCAGCGTGTGGTGCCCGCTGAGCGCCCAGAGGTGGCCGATGCTGGTACCAGCCTGTGCCCCCCAAGACGTTGGGCAGCcaacctgccccagccccaggtgccgtggggcggggagggcgggcagcgAGCTGTACCCCCAACTCCGCGGGGCTGTGCCTCAGCCTCAGCAACCTCCACTTTCTCTTTCCCAGCCAGCCAGCACTGGTTAAACTGGTTGGACGGAGCAGCTGAGCGGAGAGCCGCCAGCCATGGGCTGTGCCCGCACCGACCACCCCGGATGCGGTTCCTCCTGGCACACAGCCCGCTCCCCGCGTGGGGCACCCCACACCCTGCTGCCGCCGCGGGGTGAGCGCTGGGGCCCCCCGGCCCTGGGCTCAAAACACGCCTTGCAGCGCTCGTCCTGAGACCGGTGCCAGTCTGGCCCTAACAGTGTCTCTGGAGAGCTGGCAGCGCCCAGAGCCGTATCAGTCTCCAGCACTGTGTCCTGCGTCACCCTCAGCCTGTGTCATGGCTTATCTCAGTGTGAGCCTCCGTACCCACAGCCACACCACAGTGCTGCCAGGGCAAACAGGATCTGTGGGGCAACAAACGTGGGGGTATCATGGGCCAAATTACTCCTGGCAGGGCAAGTGACATTAGTAGCATCCCCCTCCCACCTGGTGTCCCAGCCACTCACTGCACCACAAACACCTTTTCTTGCTGGCCCTTGTGTCACCAACTCACTCCAAACTCATGATCACCCCTTCCTTGCTCCAGCAAAACACATGCCTGTGGCTGGCAGCACCCTGTGCCATGCTCCCCACGTGCCTGAGAAGGTGCCCTGGGAGCTTGGGCCAGCAGCaaggggacagcagggacacaTCCCTGGGAGCCACTTCTGGCGGTGAGATTGTGGCAGCCCTCTGCCACCCATCCTCAGGCTCAAGGAGGAGTTGCTCTGAGCCCATCAGTGCTGCGGCTGCTCCTTGGCAGTGGAGGATCCCATGGGCACCATCCAGCAGCTTGCTGCTGCCCTGTGGCTCTGGGGAGGGCATGAGGACACCCCAGGAGAGGCTTATGCTCTCCCATGCTCCCGGCACAGTGTCTCAGCATCTTCAGGGAGTGTCCCCACTGTGATCTTCTCCCCATGGCCCATTACAGGGCCTGGGTTGTGGCACATTTGTTGGGCAGATGGGCAGGAAGGCTATTTCTCCAGGTCAGTAAAGCCAGAAGGTGACTGCAGGGTGTTGGAGAGGATTGCTCAGGTCCGCTGGCCTCCTGGCTCCCAAACacaaggggaaggaagggggcaGACTGAGCCCCAGGAGGACCCAGAGGGCTCCCAGCATGTCAGGCGCACCTAAGGTGCTGGGGGGGTGTCACCCACTGAGGGCACCTCTCCCATCGGTGGCGTAGGCTGGGTGCACGGACTGACCGTGGCACTTCCTCAGGGTCTGCCGTGGGTCTGCAGAGAAGGGAGACATGGGAAAGGGGATGCTCAATGTGGTCTATGCCAGAGAGCCCCATCAGGCATCTGATGAAATCCCCTGGGGTAGGAGAGCCATGGGTGGTCTGGACAGGGCTTGGGCAGGAGACTCCTAAATGCTACATGCCCTTCCCATCATCCCTTGGCCTGTGGCCCAGGGCACAGCTCAGAGCTGTCATGTCCCACTCTGCTCCAGAGACACCTGCATTTCAGCAGTGGGTGGAAAAAGCTTCCCCAGGGGCAGGTTTCTAACCACGAGCACTGGAAGCCCAGCTGGGCACAGTGGAGCCCTGGGCTCAGATCCCAGCTGAACACAGGCTTAAGGCTCTGTGTCTGTCCAGCACTGGTGTTTTCCCTGGTGGGCTTGGCTTGCCCCATGGCAGCAatggcaggggctgctcctgtGCATGGGGACATCCCTGTGTGCTATGGGATGCTGTGCCCAGGAAACAAAAgggcccagcagcacccagcactcGTGACTCTGCTGTGGAGGAATGAAGCTGGGGCAGGTGATCAGCTAGCGTGACCCGGTGCCTCCTGGCTGGCGTgctggccctgcctgccccagggctACAGTATGGCATGGCAGGCCATGGTGACGTGACAAGGGGGATGGGGCACACAGCCACCCTGCCCTTGCTGGCCCACAGGCCAAGGTAGGGCATCCACATTTGCGACAGTTTGTCACCACCTTGTCACATGAGATGGTTTGCTCCCAGGCACCAGTTTGAAGACACAAGGACCTAGAGGTGGCTGTGTGATGCCAGGGTCTGCCATCCTCACACAGGGCCCTGGGTTTGTGCCAGGCATGGATGAGGCTGGCTCAGCAAAGTACCAGCACCAAGCAAATGGGTGCCAAGTTGTTGGCTTGGACTGGCCTGGGgctcctctgccagcacaggGCTAAATCCAGGATGAACACACCCAGACAGGATCCCAAGTACCCCTGCCCAAGAGCCAGAGGGGCAAGAGCCACCAGAAGGTAGTTCCCCAAATGCATCCCACAACCCCGCCTTGCCCCTTGGCACCTGTCCCTGGTGAGTGTACGTGTGTGCCTGTGCCAGGCACTTGTGAAATGGCAGGGAATGGGCCATCACAGCTCTTCAGCCTATCCCAGACCTCCCCCAGGCAAGAATCAACCCATCCTAACAGAGAGAGCAGCAATACTTGGCACCTGCCTCGTCTCTGCTCCATTCCCACACAGACCACCCATCCCCACCTGAGTCCCACTTCCAGCATCTGCCCAGCTTGGTCACTGGGTCCTTCCTCCCGCTTTGGGAGAAGCTGTGCCTGTGCCAGACTGTGAAGTGACCAAGCCTATGCTCCAAACATGGCCAAGGCACCCATGCAAGCACCCGCTCGatacgagggctgggctgccctccTGAGCAGGGGGATGTCATAAGGCTGGGTGGGTGCCCAGGGCAGCATTCCCAGCCCCTTTGCCGCAGGGAGAGCACCAGGGAGAGATGCACAGCCCTCAGGGCCCGCTCCAGCCCTGCTGGGTGTGTTTGCTTGCCAGCGGGAGCTGAGTGAACCTGCTGCTGCGAGCAAACAAACACAAGCCAGGCAAACAGCAACGAAGAAAACACCCCGCGAAGCCGGTGTGGGTGAAACTCTGGGCACCGGCAGGGCAAGGGCTCTGACAATGATTAAACTGGCCAACCCAGATTTCCCGGCAAGGCAGCGCTGGGCTGGGACCCGGTGGTTCATATTATGCAAATCACCTGGATCTGGGAGCATGAACGTTTCGGGCTGGAATTCCCCTCGGGCCGCCAGATCGCGTTACGCTGCCCGTGCTATAAAAGAGGAGACGCGGGCAGGGCTTGCCCATCGGCACCAGCCTCCCCAGGCCCATGAGCAGTGGCTAGCTGCTGGGCAGGGCGCACACCGGCTCCCCTCACTGCTTTCTGGATTAGCTGCTGCTCCCGGGATTGCCATCACAGAAGGTACCAAAGCTTTTTCGTCCGGGGCCCTGTTGACATCCTCAGCTCGGGATGGCCGCTTTGCTCCCCTCCTTGTGCATCTTCGCTCTCGCCGGGGGATGCGCTTGGTCTTTTCTCGCTGCACGCCTGTTCTCCCACCGCAGCTGCCAGCCCTTTTGGGGGCCCAGTGAGATGGCGGTCTGGAGGGGCCCCCATCTAGCCCCCGAGCTTTGTCAAGCAAACAGCAAGATTTGGctcttccacgagggctgggcagGGGTTTGGTCCCCTCCTGGCTGGAGAGTTACTGGGATGTGCTTCTTGCGACTGGTTGAGAGGACTGGAGCTGCCAGCACTGGAGTCCCTGCAGTGGGCagcaggctgtggggctgggggagcactCGACGGCTGAATGCCCTGCAACGCCCATCCCCATGGAGGGGCTGTGCAATACCGTTCTCTGCAAACCATCTGCTTGCTGTCCCTTTGTGCTGGCTGCCAGTGGGGCTGGTGAGACCGGGCTGCTGGGGACGGGACTCTTCTGCAAGCACGGTGACGCTGTGTCCCCGGTTTGCTCTGGCTCAGCCTCCCTTGCTCCCGGCCCCCGGGGCGGTGGTGAGTcaggccccagccccagccggcGGGTGCTGGGCGGGTATTTCTGCAGAAGTGACCTGAGAGGTGACGatgggtggagggagggagagtccGGCCTCACCCAGCCTGGTCCCAGGGGTGCTGCGGGTGCTGCAGGCTCCAGTCCCCCTGCCTACACGGGGCCGGGGCTTACTGTCGTCTCTTGGCACAGAGCTTGATGGCGGGATCTTGTGAGATCAGCAACATCTTCTCTAACTACATCAGCGCTATGTACCAGCCGGACGAAGTGCAGCCGACCCTGGACATGCTGGGACACCTTGGGGACGACAGCACGCTGGGGCTGAGCCTCCCCACTAGCCAGCCCCTGGCACAGAGCACAGGTAGGACAAGAGGAGCAGTGGTGGCTGCACAGGGGAGCAGGCACGCAAGGCAGAGCAGCTGGCTTGGAAGAGCATTGCAAGGTCCTGGTCCTACTGGGGCAGGTCAACAGCTTGcaccatgcctcagtttcccaaggGGTGTGTTGGCTAAAAGGTTGCTGGAGGACACCCTGGGTGGCACAAGGTGGGCATGCTTGGAGCGCATCAGATGCACATGGAGGATGAGGGACTCAttgccctcctcccccagcatGTCCCAGGGGATGGGCTGCCAGGGCTCACCAGGAGAATAGTTTGGAAGTACAGCTCTGGTGCCGGGGGTCCCACTCCACCAGTGGGACTGTCATGGGATGGCCCTGGGGGAGGCGTGGGGAGCATaccagcagagcagggcagatCCCAGCACACATGGGACAAACATCACcgaaaccggggggggggggggcgcgtcaGGTTGTTGCTCTCTCCCAggacaggagcagggcagagcaagGCCAGTGACTTGGGAGCAGGTGCTAAGTGCCTGTTAGTCTCATAACCCTCCAAGTGCAGGGCCTGCTGTGCCCTGCGTGATCACCACGGGACTGGACCCTGTGCCCAACTGCAGCTAGCAGCCCGTGTGTGGCACACATCTCTGGCATGGCCGCCCTGCCCCTGAGCCCTGCTTTCCATCCCTTGCAGACAAGCCGGAGTGGTTCAGTGAGCTCCCGTACTTCTGGACCAAGGTGCAGGTGCTGGAGTGGATCAGCTACCACGTGGAGAAGAACAAGTACGATGCCAGCTCCATCGACTTCTCCTGCTGCAACATGGATGGGCATGCACTCTGCCACTGCACCAGGGACCAGATGCGCCTCATCTTTGGGCCCCTGGGGGACGAACTCTACGACCGCCTGCATGAGATCAGTGAGTGTCCCAATGTCCCCTTCATCCCCAGGCCTGGCAGCTCGAAGCATGAGGCTGAGACGCCCGccccagcccaggaccccatgcTTCCTGGGCACTGTGGAGGGCTGCCTGGGGGAGGCTGCTCTGGGGAGACTGCGCAGGGCAACGTGGGGGCACAGACCAGAgtccaggcagggctgggcttaGCTCCCAGTATGCACCATTCCCCTCCATACCGAATAAGCATTGCTAATCCCagtccccccacccctgcagcaTCCGACGAACTGAACTGGATCATTGACTTGCTGGAAAAAGAGGATGTGACTTCCCAAGACACCCTCCTGGACTCTAGACACCTGGGTAAGAGAGGGGCCCCAGCCAAGCCTTTGCCCCAGGGACCATGtgctggtgcaggcagggctaATCCCTTCTCTGTCCCTTCCAGAGCTGGGAAATCCCTGTGCCAATGACTCCCTGGAGGACATGAAGCCCACAAACCCTTTCCTATCCACAGACTTCACCTGCTTGGCTGGTGCCATGTCCCCAGGCAGCTCTGATGTCTCAGGTCAGTGTTTTGCCCTGCAAAAAGGTCCCTTCACTTGCGCTGATCTGGGAGCTCAGTGGGGAACTGCCTCACCGCCAAGGGCAGGTTTGGGTCTTGCACCAGGCtgcctgcaggggctgggggtgggaatCCAGGGGGAAGCATCTTCAGATGCCATCAGCTGGTGGTCTGAGCCCTGTCCCTTTCCCTCTCAGGGCCTGTGATGTCCCACAGCCCCAACTCCCAGGACTCCGGTGGAAGTGACCTTGACCTCGACCCTGTGGAAGCAAAGCTCTTCCCTGACAGTGAGTTGTTTGCTTCCCCCCCcgggagctgggagaggagggcTTGCTCCAGGGCacttccagcagctgcagaggacaTCCCATCTGGCAATGATTTAGGGACAACACCTGAACATCCATCCCCAcactgggaaagagggagggggcTGGTTCTCTGTGCACCATGggtctgtttctctccattgagCATGGTGATGGTGCAggctctggggcagagctggggtagCCAGGGCAACAGTGAGCTTGGTGGGAAGGGGTAGGTGGTGGCAGCTGGGTGAGGGCTGCAGCCAGAGATCCCGGACACTGAAAACTGTGTTCAGTGTTGATCCCAGCTGGCGATGATACTGGGGACATCGAGGGTGCGAGGAAGCAGCAAGGTTTG
The Harpia harpyja isolate bHarHar1 chromosome 19, bHarHar1 primary haplotype, whole genome shotgun sequence DNA segment above includes these coding regions:
- the ELF3 gene encoding ETS-related transcription factor Elf-3, whose protein sequence is MAGSCEISNIFSNYISAMYQPDEVQPTLDMLGHLGDDSTLGLSLPTSQPLAQSTDKPEWFSELPYFWTKVQVLEWISYHVEKNKYDASSIDFSCCNMDGHALCHCTRDQMRLIFGPLGDELYDRLHEITSDELNWIIDLLEKEDVTSQDTLLDSRHLELGNPCANDSLEDMKPTNPFLSTDFTCLAGAMSPGSSDVSGPVMSHSPNSQDSGGSDLDLDPVEAKLFPDNGFAGSKKGDSKHGKRKRGRPRKLSKESRDCLESRKSKHSPRGTHLWEFIRDILIHPELNEGLMKWEDRREGVFKFLRSEAVAQLWGQKKKNSSMTYEKLSRAMRYYYKREILERVDGRRLVYKFGKNSSGWKEEEVLNRNKEL